From the genome of Corallococcus macrosporus DSM 14697:
GTACGTCGCCGTCCTCACCGACGGTGCCCCTGAGTTGCACGCCTTGCTGGACGAGGCGCTGGCCACCCATGCCCCGGCGGCCAAGAAGCCGGTGCGTCTGGTGGACTTCTGGCACCTGATGGAGAAGCTCGGGGCTGCGGCTCGCGTGGTGGCTGGAGAAGAGACGACCTCCGCGCTGCGTGAGAAATGGAAGCTGTCCCTGCTCAACACGCCCGGGGCGGCGTGGGCCATTGCCATGGCGTTGCACGCCAGCGGCAAGCGGCATGTCGTCCTCGGTGACGGCAAACCGGTGCACGAGGCCCTCACCTACCTGGAGAACCACGGCGAGCGAATGCACTATGCCGAGGCGCGCGCACGGGGACTTCCCATTGGCAGCGGCAACGTGGAGGCTACCTGCAAGTCTCTCGTCTCCCTGCGCATGAAGCGCCCTGGCGCCCGCTGGAAGGAGGCGTCCGGCCAGCACATCCTGGACTTGCGCGCCCTGGTGCTCTCGGAACGGTGGGACGCGGCCATGAACCTCACGCTTGCGCCGCAGAGGGCCGAGGTACGGCGCGCAGCATGATCAGTATGGGAGCCACACCCGTAGGAAGGTGCGGGCCCGGTGCCTGGGCTACTTCCTCGGGCCCCGGCGCCAGAGCAGGCAGGCGCCAGGGCTTCGTGGCGCCCGCGAAGGCCTCGTCACGCGGCGGCGCGGGCTTCGGTGGGCGTGTTACCCGGAGCGGCCCCTGCGTCGCCCTGCGAGCCCTCGCTGCCGGGCGAGCCGTCTTCACCTCCGCCCGGGCCGCGCCGGTCGCGGCGCTGCCCCTTCCATGCGGCGCTGCCCTCCAGTTTCTTGAGGAGGTGCAGGCGCGCCGTCTTGAACTCCTCGCCAATCAGGCCCAGGTGGAGGAGGAACACCCGGAAGTCGTACTTGGCGGTGGCGGGGTTGAAGTCGCGGCGCTTGCTGGAGGCGGCCTTCGAGGCCAAGGCCCGGGCGGCGAGGGCCAGCACCAGTTGGATGTAGGCCTTCACCTCGCCCGCGTGCACCGTGCCGTTGAAGTAGCGGAATTCGATGGTGCCTCGGAAGAAGAGGCTGTTGAGGTTGAGGCCGTGGTAGCGGCTCTGGTCGTAGCGGTCGGGCATGTTGATGCGGCGCCCGTACCAAGCCTCATTCACGTCCTGGAGGGTGCGCGGGCGCCGTGCCTCCAGTCGCTGGAGGAATGCCGCGTCGATGGGCTTGCAGAAGCGGTTCAGCCGCGCGGCGCTCACTCCGAGGGCCGTCTCCAGGAGGCGCTCCTGCTTGTGAATCATCTTCACGAGGTTGGTAACGCCCTTTGCATCGAAGCGGC
Proteins encoded in this window:
- a CDS encoding amidoligase family protein, whose translation is MKTLRFGIEIETVGASRQKLAHAIQSAVGGQVSSDYRGWQVTDAQGRTWKVVPDGSLSGGEYSGEIVSPILTYQDLDALQQVVRAAREAGARADASTGIHIHVDGSRFDAKGVTNLVKMIHKQERLLETALGVSAARLNRFCKPIDAAFLQRLEARRPRTLQDVNEAWYGRRINMPDRYDQSRYHGLNLNSLFFRGTIEFRYFNGTVHAGEVKAYIQLVLALAARALASKAASSKRRDFNPATAKYDFRVFLLHLGLIGEEFKTARLHLLKKLEGSAAWKGQRRDRRGPGGGEDGSPGSEGSQGDAGAAPGNTPTEARAAA